A window of Halovivax gelatinilyticus genomic DNA:
TCGTGACGCACGCTCCGGAGGCCGAGACGCCCGATTTCGAAACCGATGCTGGCGGCCGCCCCGACGTCGGATTTGAGGAGCAGTTGGCCGCCCAGAGCCGCCAACCCGGCCGCGGCGGCCCGATCGATGCAGCCAGCAGGTCCACCGGAACCCGATCGTCGGAGGTGGCTGAGATTCTCGACGAAGCCCGTGAACTGACCGAGTCGATGACCGCGAGCGGTGCGGACGGAGCGCAGACCGGAACTGACCGAGCGAATGTCGGAGATAGCCGAGTAGAGATCGGCGACGACCGAGCACAGGCCGACGACTCGACAACGGGAGATGGGTCGACGACCGAAGCCGTCGAATCGTCGTCCGGAGACGGTGAGTCGTCGTCAGGAGCCGACCCGACGCCTCGAGACGAAAACGCGTAACTAGTCGCCGTTCCAGTGGACAGGTATGGAGACAGCGGGATTCTTCGCACCCGACGACGCGGCCGAAGCGAGTGACTACTACGAGGGGGTCGGCCC
This region includes:
- a CDS encoding DUF5810 domain-containing protein, which encodes MGYACPVCDAPQIDGVHLANHLAVTASLDRPDHREWLAEYAPDWRDCGPEELAERVVTHAPEAETPDFETDAGGRPDVGFEEQLAAQSRQPGRGGPIDAASRSTGTRSSEVAEILDEARELTESMTASGADGAQTGTDRANVGDSRVEIGDDRAQADDSTTGDGSTTEAVESSSGDGESSSGADPTPRDENA